A genomic region of Glycine max cultivar Williams 82 chromosome 15, Glycine_max_v4.0, whole genome shotgun sequence contains the following coding sequences:
- the LOC100797154 gene encoding protein SODIUM POTASSIUM ROOT DEFECTIVE 2 has protein sequence MKGMNLFCSSISSTAVTSSTTDHHSTVRRSTKRHAGIPRKSQLRVPCSSRLLPINPKPQNGDVRRTGSIQVNNLYDSSSTRYLLGDWVSESDKIPSNSHKTTLQNQVVVLRVSLHCKACARKVTKHISKMEGVTSFSIDMEAKKVTIIGHVTPLGVLASVSKVKNAQLWPSSTSSLPSLSSSMPM, from the exons ATGAAAGGAATGAATCTGTTCTGCTCTTCCATTTCTTCCACAGCAGTAACCTCTAGTACTACGGATCATCATTCCACGGTGCGCAGAAGCACCAAAAGGCACGCCGGTATTCCAAGGAAAAGCCAACTTCGTGTCCCTTGTTCATCCAGATTATTGCCTATCAATCCTAAGCCTCAAAACGGCGATGTTCGCAGAACAGGCTCCATTCAAGTTAACAACCTATATGATTCATCGTCAACTAGATATCTCCTCGGTGATTGGGTGTCTGAGTCTGATAAAATCCCTTCAAACTCACACAAGACCACCCTGCAGAACCAGGTTGTGGTTTTGAGGGTCTCATTGCACTGCAAGGCCTGTGCAAGAAAAGTTACAAAACACATTTCAAAAATGGAAG GAGTAACATCATTCAGTATAGACATGGAGGCAAAGAAAGTAACAATAATTGGACACGTGACACCATTAGGGGTTCTGGCAAGTGTGTCCAAGGTGAAGAATGCACAGCTATGGCCATCTTCGACATCATCTTTGCCATCATTGTCTTCGTCAATGCCGATGTAA
- the LOC100798230 gene encoding 60S ribosomal protein L35 yields MARIKVYELRYKTKAELLNQLKDLKAELALLRVAKVTGGAPNKLSKIKVVRLSIARVLTVISQKQKAALREAYKKKKYLPLDLRPKKTRAIRRRLTKHQASLKTQREKKKELYFPMRKYAIKV; encoded by the exons ATGG CGAGAATCAAGGTGTACGAGCTGAGGTACAAGACAAAAGCAGAGCTTCTGAACCAACTTAAGGATCTCAAAGCAGAACTCGCTCTCCTCCGCGTCGCTAAGGTCACCGGCGGAGCCCCAAACAAGCTTTCCAAAAT CAAAGTGGTTCGGCTTTCGATAGCGCGGGTGCTGACAGTGATTTCCCAGAAGCAAAAGGCAGCGTTGAGGGAAGCttacaagaagaagaaataccTTCCTTTGGATCTGCGTCCCAAGAAGACCAGAGCCATCAGAAGGCGCTTAACTAAGCACCAG GCTTCATTGAAGACACAGcgtgagaagaagaaggaattgTATTTTCCAATGCGAAAATATGCAATTAAAGTGTAA